TATGTCGACTATGCCGCCTCGAAAGGGGCCATCGATTCGCTGACGCTGGGGCTGGCGGACGAACTGGCGCCCGAGGGCATCCGCGTGAACGCCATCCGCCCCGGGCTGATCGACACGCCGATCCATGCCAAGGGCGGCATCCCCGACCGGCTGGAAAAGATCGGCCACACGCCGCCGCTGGGCCGCCCCGGCACCGCCGACGAGGTCGCCGAGGCCGCGCTCTGGCTGCTGTCGGAACGCGCCTCCTACGTCACGCGCACCATCGTGGATGTCGCGGGCGGGCGTTGAGCCCCCCGGCCCCGTGCAGCCCTCCCGTTGCGTCACATGGCCTGCAGGCGCGGCCTGCGGGCCGCGCAAATCATCATAACGGCCTTGATTGCGGCACTGTCGCTTCGGCTATGGCTGCAGGCGCATTCCTCAATGGTCGCGGCGGTGCTGCTGGCCACGCTGTGCGCGCTCTGGGGTTCGCCGGGACCCGACGCCCCTGGCTGACACTGGACGACCGCGCCCTGTGCGGGGGCTCTGGCCGGGTCACCGAAGAGGTTGCGCTGGCCCGGATCGACCGTGTGCACATGGACACGCGGCTCGATCTTTCGGTGCGGGTCCGGCTGATCCTGCGCGACGGGTGGCGCGCGCCTCTGCCGCAGGATGCGTTTCCCCCGCCCCGACGGTTGCACGAGGCGCTGGTTGCACGAGGTGTCCTTGTCGAGAAACATCATTTCGTACTTCTTTAGGCGGTGCGCGTATGTTTGCCCATTGCTTCCGCAGGTGTGTGGCTTAAATCGTTAAGTCGGCTAGACTAGCCGTGACGGCGCGCCTGTCATCCGTATGATACCGAATCGTGATCTTGGGCCAGTGATATGAAAGACCGCATCGACCCCCTGATCGAGGAACGCGCGCCCTGGCTGTTTGCGGACCGCCCGGGCACCCGTCTCTTGCGCGCCGGACTGAATCGCCTTCTCAGCTATGAGAAGACGCTGGAAATCGGATCCTCGGTCGACCACCTGCCCGCGCAGGAGCTGATGGCCGTGATGGGCGATATGCTGTCCGGCGAGGTCGAGGTCTCGGGGCTGGGCAACCTGCCCTCGCACGGACCGGCGCTTGTGGTGGCCAACCATCCCACGGGCATCGCCGACGGCATTATCCTGTATCATATCCTGCGGCAGGTCCGCCCCGACGCCTATTTCTTTGCCAACCACGACATCATCCGCGCGGTTCCGCAGCTTGACGCGATGATTGCCCCGGTCGAATGGCGCAAGGACAAGCGCAGCCACGGCAAGACGCGCGAGACCATGGCCTATACCCGGCGCGCCGTGGCCGAGGGCCGGCTGGGCGTGATCTTTCCCTCGGGGCGGCTGGCGAAACGGCGCGGCCTGCGGCTGTACGAACGTCCATGGATGGCCTCTGCCGCGATGATCGCCCGCAAGTTCGACCTGCCGGTGATCCCGATCAACATCCGCGCGCGGAATTCGGTGCTGTTCTACCTCTTCGACCTGATCCATCCGACCCTGCGGGACATCACCCTGTTCCACGAGACGCTGAACAAGGCGCGCCAGCCCTTCCTCGTGCGGGTCGGCGAACCGATTTCCGCCTCTGCGCTGCCCGCGAAATCCGAGGACGGGATCGAGATGCTGCGCCGCGCCACGCTGGCCCTTGGCGGACCCAAGGGAACCGGGCTGTCGCTGGTCGATGCCACCCGCCGCCCCAGCTGGCTGAAGGTCTGACGCTCTTCCCGACATGAGCCGAAAGCCGTGGCCGCGCTCTGACAGCGCCGCCATGTTTCGATACAATCGATCCGAACAAGCCGCACAGGGCTGTCGCCGCGCATCGGACCGCCAGAGGCGAAAAGGCCGCGCTCCTTCAGGAGACGCGGCCTTTTCCTTGTGTCCTGTCCGACCTGCCCGCCGGGCGTCAGAAACG
This region of Ponticoccus alexandrii genomic DNA includes:
- a CDS encoding lysophospholipid acyltransferase family protein — translated: MKDRIDPLIEERAPWLFADRPGTRLLRAGLNRLLSYEKTLEIGSSVDHLPAQELMAVMGDMLSGEVEVSGLGNLPSHGPALVVANHPTGIADGIILYHILRQVRPDAYFFANHDIIRAVPQLDAMIAPVEWRKDKRSHGKTRETMAYTRRAVAEGRLGVIFPSGRLAKRRGLRLYERPWMASAAMIARKFDLPVIPINIRARNSVLFYLFDLIHPTLRDITLFHETLNKARQPFLVRVGEPISASALPAKSEDGIEMLRRATLALGGPKGTGLSLVDATRRPSWLKV